Proteins encoded in a region of the Clostridium butyricum genome:
- a CDS encoding FtsW/RodA/SpoVE family cell cycle protein: protein MKIKKDEIVLLILTYILCMALFINLAILKDPMDTGAIKMGLIVCAFVTATQVLIRKFYPQGDKFLITFACILSVIGIAVMYRLDTSVAIKQFMWFTAGIIVFVGLVVAIPDIRNFSKYKNVFLISTILIMPMALIAGKEINGATNWVTIGGFGFQPSELGKITFVLYLSSALMNYEDKKDMLEDFKQLWQPALVSMFSLGCLVMQKDLGSALIFFGIALTMLYVSTGKKKYVAVTVVLSVIGAFAAYHLFSHVQARIDIWRDPWSDPNGAGYQIIQGLYAISSGGMFGSGLGQGYPGFVPVNTSDLIFAVICEELGMVFGLGIMIIYFLFFYRGMRAAFRVKDKFSQLNTIGISAMIACQVLVIIGGVFAVIPLTGITLPLISYGGSSMLTMFFALAILQKISEEG, encoded by the coding sequence TTGAAAATAAAAAAAGATGAAATTGTATTGCTGATTCTTACATACATACTTTGCATGGCTCTTTTTATTAATTTAGCAATTTTAAAAGATCCAATGGATACTGGTGCCATAAAAATGGGATTAATAGTATGTGCATTTGTAACAGCAACACAAGTATTAATACGTAAGTTTTATCCACAGGGTGATAAATTTCTTATTACATTTGCTTGCATACTTTCTGTTATAGGAATAGCAGTAATGTATAGACTGGATACAAGTGTGGCAATAAAGCAATTTATGTGGTTTACAGCAGGGATTATTGTCTTTGTAGGTCTTGTAGTTGCAATTCCAGATATACGGAATTTTTCAAAATACAAAAATGTATTTTTAATTTCAACAATATTAATAATGCCAATGGCACTTATTGCTGGTAAGGAAATTAATGGTGCGACTAACTGGGTTACCATTGGAGGATTTGGTTTTCAACCATCTGAACTTGGAAAGATAACCTTTGTGCTTTATTTATCTTCAGCATTAATGAATTATGAAGATAAAAAGGATATGTTAGAAGATTTTAAGCAGTTATGGCAACCTGCTTTAGTTTCAATGTTTTCTTTAGGATGTCTTGTTATGCAGAAGGATTTAGGATCGGCTTTAATATTCTTTGGTATAGCACTTACAATGCTTTATGTCTCTACAGGTAAGAAAAAATATGTCGCAGTAACAGTAGTTTTATCAGTTATAGGTGCTTTTGCAGCATATCATTTATTTTCTCATGTACAGGCAAGAATAGATATATGGAGAGATCCTTGGAGTGATCCAAATGGAGCTGGATATCAGATTATTCAAGGTCTTTATGCAATTTCTTCAGGAGGAATGTTTGGGAGCGGTTTAGGTCAGGGGTATCCAGGATTTGTCCCAGTTAACACTTCTGACTTAATTTTTGCAGTAATATGCGAAGAACTTGGAATGGTATTTGGACTTGGAATAATGATAATATATTTCTTATTCTTCTATAGAGGAATGAGAGCGGCATTTAGAGTAAAAGATAAATTTTCACAGCTTAATACAATTGGTATAAGTGCAATGATTGCATGTCAGGTACTAGTTATTATTGGAGGAGTTTTTGCCGTAATTCCATTAACAGGTATTACATTGCCACTTATAAGTTATGGTGGTTCTTCAATGCTGACAATGTTTTTTGCTCTAGCTATACTTCAGAAGATATCGGAGGAGGGCTAA
- a CDS encoding FHA domain-containing protein translates to MSFSNIMVQFVFKPIFIIILYVILYYALKIMYKDVKNGGKKRRPPRTNGNYGLEIIKSGDAKELKEGSIIPIRSDLSIGRKDGNSIIMADQHVSGNHAQILVRNNGLFLEDLNSTNGTYLNGNKLKGRAKLSNKDEIRIGSGVFKILT, encoded by the coding sequence ATGAGCTTTTCAAACATAATGGTACAATTTGTATTTAAACCTATTTTTATCATCATATTATACGTAATACTATACTATGCTTTGAAAATAATGTATAAGGACGTTAAGAATGGGGGTAAAAAGAGAAGACCACCAAGAACTAACGGTAATTATGGATTAGAAATAATAAAAAGTGGTGATGCTAAGGAACTTAAGGAAGGATCAATAATTCCAATAAGATCAGACTTAAGTATTGGAAGAAAAGATGGAAATTCTATAATTATGGCAGATCAACATGTTTCTGGTAATCATGCTCAGATTCTAGTTAGAAATAATGGTTTATTTTTAGAAGATTTAAATAGTACTAATGGAACTTATTTAAATGGAAATAAATTAAAAGGAAGAGCTAAGCTGTCTAATAAGGATGAAATAAGAATAGGAAGCGGAGTATTTAAGATTTTAACATAA